From the genome of Anopheles moucheti chromosome 3, idAnoMoucSN_F20_07, whole genome shotgun sequence, one region includes:
- the LOC128302878 gene encoding uncharacterized protein LOC128302878: MYHIALRRWVSMALLVFVITLTITAEAASFSTEERQSGTEIAESRTFGRIRRLQAMIVPVMFFLGVMKTLLAFLVAISLKTLFVGVSILMINIGLAMAKVIAFFKTKHTHEHYGGYSSGGGWSDKNIHVHIHNDGYTQHGTLPLEFEHAPPSALHHTAPSVFPSYGPPVLNTYHQAAHRSRSDTVADPIYVPSAAEKEENLYPKILISDRDKLDQIYAQWRQLNRNGR, encoded by the exons ATGTACCACATAGCGTTACGGAGGTGGGTCTCAATGGCCTTATTGGTCTTCGTAATCACCCTGACGATCACTGCCGAAGCCGCTAGTTTTTCGACCGAAGAACGTCAGTCTGGAACTGAAATCGCTG AGTCTCGGACATTTGGACGTATCAGACGACTGCAGGCAATGATCGTTCCGGTGATGTTCTTCCTGGGTGTAATGAAGACGCTTCTCGCGTTTCTGGTCGCCATCAGTCTAAAGACACTGTTCGTAGGTGTCTCCATACTGATGATCAACATCGGTCTGGCAATGGCGAAGGTGATCGCTTTCTTCAAGACCAAGCACACGCACGAACATTACGGTGGATACAGTTCCGGTGGCGGTTGGTCCGATAAGAACATCCACGTGCACATCCACAACGATGGCTACACCCAACACGGGACCCTCCCGCTGGAGTTCGAACATGCGCCACCGTCAGCTCTGCATCACACAGCACCAAGCGTTTTCCCAAGCTATGGACCACCGGTGCTAAACACCTACCATCAGGCGGCCCATCGTTCGCGAAGCGACACTGTAGCGGATCCGATCTACGTTCCGTCGGCGGCGGAAAAGGAGGAAAATCTTTACCCGAAAATTCTGATCTCCGATCGCGACAAGCTCGATCAAATCTACGCCCAATGGCGACAGTTGAATCGAAATGGACGATAG